A region of Phaseolus vulgaris cultivar G19833 unplaced genomic scaffold, P. vulgaris v2.0 scaffold_18, whole genome shotgun sequence DNA encodes the following proteins:
- the LOC137817165 gene encoding early nodulin-75-like codes for MTSLHSLTLLLLGVVFVTTPVVANFNIPIYEPPPIEIPPIYEPPPTEIPPPLYKPPFIPPPLFHPPYENPPPVFQPPYEKPPPKYQPPHEKPPPVYEPPHNKPPHEKPPPLYKPPHDKRPHEKPPPEYQPPHEKPPPVYQPPHQKPPPEYQPPHEKPPPLYQPPHQKPPPEYQPPHEKPPPVYQPPHKKPPPFCQPPLVEPPPVYHPPHVKPPPVYQPPHVKPPPVYQPPLVKPPPVYQPPHEKTPPVYEPPLVKPPPVYQPPLVKPPPVYQPPLVKPPPVYQPPHEKTPPVYQPPYKKPPPVYQPPHVKPPPVYEPPLVKPPPVYQPPIVKPPPVYQPPYEKPPPVFQPPYEKPPPLFLPPYEKPPPVFELPYPPGCSPPPYGHFPPSKKN; via the coding sequence ATGACTTCTTTACACTCACTCACGTTGCTCCTTCTTGGAGTGGTGTTTGTCACTACTCCAGTGGTGGCTAATTTCAACATACCCATTTATGAGCCTCCCCCAATAGAGATACCACCCATCTATGAACCTCCACCAACTGAAATACCACCGCCATTATATAAACCCCCATTCATCCCTCCTCCACTCTTCCACCCTCCATATGAGAACCCACCACCAGTCTTTCAACCTCCTTATGAGAAACCACCACCAAAGTATCAACCACCGCATGAGAAACCTCCACCAGTGTACGAACCTCCTCATAACAAACCCCCTCATGAAAAGCCACCACCACTATACAAACCTCCTCATGACAAACGACCACACGAGAAGCCACCACCAGAATATCAACCTCCCCACGAAAAGCCACCACCAGTGTATCAACCTCCTCACCAGAAGCCACCTCCAGAGTATCAACCTCCACACGAGAAGCCACCACCACTGTATCAACCTCCTCACCAGAAGCCACCACCAGAGTATCAGCCTCCCCACGAGAAGCCACCACCAGTGTATCAACCTCCTCACAAGAAGCCACCACCATTCTGTCAACCTCCTCTCGTAGAACCACCACCAGTATATCACCCTCCTCACGTGAAGCCACCACCAGTATATCAACCGCCTCACGTGAAGCCACCACCAGTGTATCAACCTCCTCTCGTGAAGCCACCACCAGTATATCAACCTCCTCACGAGAAAACACCACCAGTGTATGAACCTCCTCTCGTGAAGCCACCACCAGTGTATCAACCTCCTCTCGTGAAGCCACCACCGGTATATCAACCTCCTCTCGTGAAGCCACCACCGGTATATCAACCTCCTCACGAGAAGACACCACCAGTGTATCAACCGCCTTATAAGAAGCCACCACCAGTGTATCAACCTCCTCATGTCAAGCCACCACCCGTATATGAACCTCCTCTCGTGAAGCCACCACCGGTGTATCAACCTCCTATCGTGAAGCCACCACCAGTGTACCAACCCCCTTATGAGAAGCCACCACCAGTGTTTCAACCTCCATATGAGAAGCCCCCACCACTATTTCTACCCCCTTATGAGAAACCGCCACCAGTGTTCGAACTTCCTTACCCACCGGGTTGCAGTCCCCCACCCTATGGTCACTTTCCACCATCCAAGAAAAACTAA